In a single window of the Panthera leo isolate Ple1 chromosome A1, P.leo_Ple1_pat1.1, whole genome shotgun sequence genome:
- the C9 gene encoding complement component C9: MSAGQRFAFAICILQISVLSAGPTPSFTPETEQENETPLPIDCRMSSWSEWSVCDPCLKQMFRSRNIEAFGQFKGQKCVDAVGDRRLCEPTEPCIDMEEDCGNEFKCGTGRCIKRRLLCNGDNDCGDFSDEDDCESDPRPPCRDRVVEESELARTAGYGINILGMDPLNTPFDNEFYNGFCDRVRDGNTLVYYRRPWNVASLAYETKADKNFRTEYYEEQMQAFKQIVQERTSNFNADINLKFTPTEAIEQSKSKLQETSDNKAPLGITNAEAKLRFGYSKNETYQLFLTHSSKKEKVFLHVKGVIHLGRFTMRSRDVVLTTTFLEDIKALPPTYAKGEYFAFLETYGTHYSSSGSLGGLYELIYVLDKAAMEEKGVEIRDVQRCLGFSLDASLNAGAELTGKINKNDCLKRGEGGTVNITSDNLIDDVISLIRGGTQKYAYELKEKLLKGAKTVDMTDFVNWATSLNDSPVLISQKLSPIYNLVPVKIKDAHLKKQYLERALEDYITEFNVRKCNPCQHGGTVILLDGECLCTCPMAFTGIACETRKKSKTSQVPSAFKIS, from the exons TTTTACCCCAGAGACCGAACAAGAGAATGAGACACCACTTCCGATAGACTGCAGAATGAGTTCCTGGAGCGAATGGTCAGTATGTGACCCTTGCCTCAAACAAATG TTTCGTTCAAGGAACATTGAGGCCTTTGGACAATTTAAGGGGCAAAAGTGCGTGGATGCTGTGGGAGACAGACGACTGTGTGAGCCTACTGAGCCCTGCATAGACATGGAGGAAGACTGTGGGAATGAGTTTAAATGCGGCACAG GCAGATGCATAAAGAGGCGACTTCTGTGTAATGGTGACAATGACTGCGGGGACTTTTCAGATGAAGATGATTGTGAAAGTGATCCCCGTCCTCCCTGCCGTGACAGAGTAGTGGAAGAATCCGAACTGGCCCGGACAGCAGGCTATGG CATCAACATCTTAGGGATGGATCCCCTAAACACACCTTTTGACAATGAGTTCTACAATGGATTCTGTGACCGGGTTCGGGATGGAAATACCTTGGTCTACTACCGCAGGCCCTGGAACGTGGCTTCTCTGGCCTATGAA ACCAAAGCCGATAAAAACTTCAGAACTGAATATTATGAAGAACAGATGCAAGCATTCAAACAAATTGTCCAAGAGAGGACATCGAATTTTAACgcagatataaatttaaaattcacacCTACGGAAGCAATTGAACAGTCCAAAAGTAAACTTCAAGAAACTTCTGACAATAAAGCACCCCTAGGTATTACAAATGCTGAGGCTAAACTTCGATTTGGGTATTCCAAAAATGAAACTTACCAACTGTTTTTGACACATTCTTCAAAGAAG gaaaaagtgTTCCTGCATGTGAAGGGAGTAATTCATCTGGGAAGATTTACGATGAGAAGTCGGGATGTCGTGCTGACAACAACTTTCTTGGAGGACATAAAAGCTCTGCCACCTACCTACGCAAAGGGggaatattttgcatttttggaAACCTACGGAACCCACTACAGTAGCTCTGGGTCTCTAGGAGGACTCTATGAACTAATATATGTTTTGGATAAAGCAGCCATGGAAGAGAAAG GTGTTGAAATAAGGGATGTACAGAGATGCCTCGGGTTTAGTTTGGATGCTTCTCTGAATGCTGGAGCTGAACTCACAGGAAAGATCAATAAAAACGATTGTTTAAAGAGGGGTGAAGGTGGAACTG taAACATCACTAGTGATAACCTTATAGATGATGTTATTTCACTCATAAGAGGAGGAACACAAAAATATGCATATGAGCTGAAAGAGAAGCTTCTCAAAGGAGCCAAAACGGTTGATATGACTGACTTTGTAAATTGGGCCACTTCCTTAAATGATTCTCCAGTGCTCATAAGTCAAAAA CTGTCTCCTATATATAATTTGGTTCCAGTGAAAATAAAAGACGCACACCTAAAGAAACAGTATTTAGAAAGAGCCCTTGAAGATTATATCACTGAATTCAATGTGAGGAAATGCAACCCATGCCAACATGGAGGTACTGTGATCCTGCTGGATGGAGAATGTCTGTGTACCTGCCCAATGGCATTTACAGGAATTGCCTGTGAAACCAGAAAAAAGTCAAAAACTTCTCAAG TGCCTTCTGCATTCAAAATTTCCTAA